From the genome of Porphyromonadaceae bacterium W3.11:
CTTAGGATTCCAGTCCCACTCTGCTCTAGCACAACTATCATCTAATGAATTTGGCCATGAATCAGCAATACTCTGACGTAAAGGATCCACATCATAAGTCATTGTGAAGTCTGGCATTTCCTTCTTAATCGCTTGATAGATATCATTAGGCTCGAAGCTCATACTAGCAATATTAAAGGAGTTACGATGCTTCAATCTAGTAGGATCAGCCTCCATCAATTGTACCATTGCTTTAAGAGCATCAGGCATATACATCATATCCATATAAGTCCCCTCTTTGATAGGACATACAAACTTTCCCTCTTGGACCGCTTTGTAATAAATATCTACAGCATAGTCTGTTGTTCCTCCCCCAGGAAGTGCTACGTTTGAAATCAAACCTGGGAAACGTACTGAGCGGGTATCCACCCCAAAGCGTTTGAAGTAATAGTCACTAAGCAACTCTCCTGATACCTTAGTAACACCATACATAGTGCTAGGTCTCTGAATAGTATCTTGTGGGGTCTTATCCTTTGGAGTATCTTTTCCGAACGCACCAATCGAACTTGGAGTAAATACGGCACAATTCTTTTCGCGGGCAACTTCTAGGGTATTAAAAAGTCCGCCCAACCCAATTTGCCATGCCAGCTGTGGCTTAGCTTCCGCTACTGCACTAAGAAGAGCTGCAAGATTATAAATAGTATCAATATTATATTTTGATACCACGTCCGCAATTTGCTGTGCATTGGTGATATCTACAATCTCTGCAGGACCGCTTTCCAAAAGCTCGCCCTTTGGTGCTTGTGCAGGAATATAGCCAGCAACGACATTTCCATCGTAGCGCTCGCGAAGATACATAGTCAACTCTGAACCAATCTGTCCAGTAGAACCAATGATTAGGATATTTTTCATAATAAGCAATAATTATTTTTGATGGTAGTTTTGAATAGAGTAGCTTGCCTAACGAGAATGGCTTTTTTACTCACCATCCCACTACTCAACCGCAAAGATAGCAATTTTTATAATACTATCTCATTAATAATGTGTGCTTTATAACAAAGATTTTCACCTCTCCTATTGATTTTTTATACTTATAGGATCAATCTCAAAATTAAGAGATAGTCATTTTAGACATCTATGACTGTTACGATGAAGTCCGAAGAAATTCTGAGAAGAGGAGACCTATTAGCGTGCTTTACAAACGATCTGATTATCAAATGATAATTTAATAAGACCATATTTATTCGCACCTACTTGTGGTACAATCTCTTTGTAGAATATTTTGATCTTGTCCAAGTCTTCATCTAGATTTTGAACTCCTATAGTCTCAAAAACGTAATCCCCCACCCTGGGATAAAAGTGTATCTTGCTTGGAGAGAAGACCTCTATCAGACCGAAAAAGGAATACCATTCATCATGCTCCTGTAGATATTGTGCTAAAGGTAATAAGACCTCCTTACGCATCTCCTCATCGTCCTTTGAAAGCTTGACTATTGGTAAATAGACAGCCACCCCACCATTTGTAGATAAATAATCTCCATCTTCATCAAGAAAGTAGGATTTATCAGAATTGAAAAATCGTAAAATTGGTTTTCGTCCTGTAATATCAATATTCAATTGATGTTCTTCAGGGGAAATATAAGCATTAACACTTTTAATAAATGGTATATTACTCTTTAAGGCCGTCTCGACATCCTCTGTATTAATCGCTTGAAGCTTTTCATCTTCAATGTTAAATGGAAGATGCTTGATGATGACCTCCTTAGGCAAAAGCTCTTCGGACTTACTTGGGTGATGCACATCGATATGTGTTAGCTTTGGAACTACAGAGTACCGAGCCTGCCCTTTCATTAGAAAATAGGAAGCACCTAAGCCCCCTAGCAAAACCAGAGCTAAAATCCACTTAAGTATTA
Proteins encoded in this window:
- a CDS encoding NAD-dependent epimerase/dehydratase family protein, with the translated sequence MKNILIIGSTGQIGSELTMYLRERYDGNVVAGYIPAQAPKGELLESGPAEIVDITNAQQIADVVSKYNIDTIYNLAALLSAVAEAKPQLAWQIGLGGLFNTLEVAREKNCAVFTPSSIGAFGKDTPKDKTPQDTIQRPSTMYGVTKVSGELLSDYYFKRFGVDTRSVRFPGLISNVALPGGGTTDYAVDIYYKAVQEGKFVCPIKEGTYMDMMYMPDALKAMVQLMEADPTRLKHRNSFNIASMSFEPNDIYQAIKKEMPDFTMTYDVDPLRQSIADSWPNSLDDSCARAEWDWNPKYDLESMTKDMLKVLSERYKK